A single Gambusia affinis linkage group LG22, SWU_Gaff_1.0, whole genome shotgun sequence DNA region contains:
- the prkg3 gene encoding cGMP-dependent protein kinase 1 → MEKQLEELKQQLEKQCRLNQELQRQNKDLEQRLKDKEKLLQELQTQYHDLEFPSQPGNEAEPEFRKSRAAVMAPEPIPEKLEISRNMVKKTASETSLIVQAIQKNDFLSRLDDEQITMMVDLLMSSHYKPSEEVIKEGSEGDSMYIVAAGELIVTQSGRDLRTLTKGDIFGELAILYNCKRTATVKAKTHVHLWCMERQTYRTIITNKSKKKREQLMGFLKTSRTLKDLNDAQLSKIIDSMEEVKFQDKEIIVQEGTEGNTFYIILKGEVLVSKNVNGLQKQIRRMGKGEHFGEQALIREILRTATCTADGPVTCFSIDKEVFEETIPGEHLELFDDSKVMQEAQGPEKPGPSSSLKFKDLVPVLYQEGRYQGDPVTLGVGGFGRVQLMTTVTHGKYYAMKRVSKKQIVSKRQEEHMLFEKKILKAIQCDFIVKLHAAFKDTRYIYMVMEFCGGGEIWTKLKEVGRFDEHVAVFCTACVVEAYAYLHKKSIMYRDLKPENLMLDMKGYIKLVDFGFAKELVRGEKTYSFVGTPEYMAPEIIKNQGHDFAVDFWSLGILIFELLVGSPPFSSSEPQKIYSKILDGELKFPLYLSEAAKSIISKLCRPRPGQRLGNTKNGIKDVRHHRWYSSMNWHKLRMGQLDAPTIRLIRKGPCYINFDKFPLDHSVAEEEFSGWDRDF, encoded by the exons ATGGAGAAACAGCTGgaagagctgaagcagcagctggaaaaacAATGTCGGCTCAACCAGGAACTGCAAAGGCAAAATAAGGACCTGG AGCAACGactgaaagacaaagaaaaacttttgcagGAGCTGCAGACCCAGTACCATGATCTTG AGTTTCCCTCCCAGCCTGGTAATGAAGCAGAGCCTGAATTCAGGAAGAGTCGAGCCGCTGTTATGGCCCCTGAACCAATTCcagaaaaactggaaatttcACGCAACATGGTTAAGAAGACTGCCAG tgAGACAAGTCTTATTGTTCAAGCCATCCAGAAGAACGATTTCCTGAGCCGCCTGGACGATGAGCAAATAACCATGATGGTGGATCTCTTAATGTCATCGCACTACAAACCTAGCGAAGAAGTCATTAAGGAGGGATCAGAAGGAGACAGCATGTACATAGTGGCAG CTGGTGAACTCATCGTGACTCAGTCAGGTCGGGACCTGAGGACTCTGACAAAAGGAGACATTTTCGGAGAGTTAGCCATCCTCTACAACTGCAAAAGGACAGCGACAGTCAAAG CTAAGACACATGTGCATCTGTGGTGCATGGAGCGACAGACGTACAGAACGATTATAACTAACAAGTCCAAGAAGAAACGGGAGCAGCTCATGGGTTTCCTCAAGAC GTCTCGTACTCTCAAGGATCTGAATGACGCGCAGTTGTCCAAAATTATCGACTCCATGGAGGAG gttaAGTTTCAGGACAAAGAGATTATAGTTCAAGAAGGAACAGAAGGAAACACTTTCTACATAATTCTCAAAGGAGAG GTCCTGGTGAGCAAGAATGTGAATGGACTCCAGAAGCAGATTCGCAGGATGGGGAAAGGGGAGCACTTCGGGGAGCAGGCCCTCATACG agAGATTTTGAGAACTGCTACCTGCACTGCTGATGGCCCTGTTACATGCTTCTCTATTGACAAGGA GGTTTTTGAGGAGACAATCCCAGGAGAGCACCTCGAGCTGTTTGACGA ctCCAAAGTGATGCAAGAGGCGCAAGGTCCAGAAAAGCCAGG tcCGAGCTCCAGTCTGAAGTTTAAGGATCTGGTTCCTGTTTTATATCAGGAGGGACGCTATCAAGGAGATCCTGTCACACTTGGAGTTGGAGGATTTGGTCGTGTGCAGCTG ATGACCACAGTGACTCATGGGAAATACTACGCCATGAAGCGAGTCAGCAAGAAGCAAATTGTTTCCAAGAGACAGGAGGAACACATGTTGTTTGAGAAGAAGATCCTGAAAGCGATCCAGTGTGACTTCATTGTGAA ACTTCATGCCGCATTTAAAGATACAAGGTACATCTACATGGTGATGGAGTTCTGTGGTGGTGGCGAGATCTGGACCAAGCTCAAAGAAGT GGGGCGATTTGATGAACACGTTGCTGTGTTTTGCACTGCCTGCGTGGTGGAGGCCTACGCTTACCTCCACAAGAAGAGCATCATGTACAGAGACCTTAAGCCTGAAAACCTGATGCTGGACATGAAAGGCTATATCAAACTG GTTGACTTTGGTTTTGCGAAGGAACTGGTGCGTGGTGAGAAAACCTACTCCTTTGTGGGCACGCCTGAGTACATGGCTCCAGAGATTATCAAGAACCAGGGTCATGACTTTGCAGTTGACTTTTGGTCACTTGGCATTCTGATCTTTGAACTTTTGGTGGGAAG TCCTCCATTTTCAAGCTCGGAGCCTCAGAAGATTTATTCCAAAATTTTGGATGGAGAACTCAAGTTTCCACTTTACCTGAGTGAGGCAGCAAAGTCAATCATCAGCAAACTGTGCAG GCCTCGGCCAGGTCAGAGGTTAGGAAATACCAAGAATGGAATCAAAGACGTCCGGCATCAcag gtGGTACAGCAGCATGAACTGGCACAAGCTGCGTATGGGTCAGCTGGACGCTCCAACCATACGACTCATCCGCAAG ggTCCCTGCTACATCAACTTTGATAAATTTCCTCTGGACCACTCGGTGGCAGAAGAGGAGTTTTCTGGGTGGGACCGTGACTTCTAA